From a single Anaerolineaceae bacterium oral taxon 439 genomic region:
- a CDS encoding uridine phosphorylase, translating into MESIKMMHLGIRKGEVGRYVFLPGSPERSEKISKYLENPIEIAYNREFLTFTGTLEGVQVSVTSTGIGGPSTAIAVEELYQCGADTMIRVGTCASVSEDFHKGDLIIPNGAVRMEGVGRHYLPTEFPAVPDFETTRILEEAAIRLNYVYKVGITITKAGFFTQTSPATKPIGPELIQKWAAYRAGGALATSMECAPLFLVGASLGIRTGAVLVSATNDASYSGDVKDYPYGFEHLAIETGIEAMRMMILRDREAGNLQA; encoded by the coding sequence ATGGAATCCATCAAAATGATGCACCTCGGAATCCGGAAAGGGGAGGTTGGCAGATACGTGTTCCTTCCGGGCAGCCCGGAACGTTCTGAAAAAATTTCGAAGTATTTAGAGAATCCGATAGAAATTGCGTATAACCGTGAGTTTTTGACCTTTACAGGTACTTTGGAAGGGGTACAGGTTTCAGTTACGTCAACTGGGATCGGAGGACCGTCGACCGCAATCGCTGTTGAAGAGCTTTATCAATGTGGCGCGGATACGATGATTCGGGTTGGTACTTGCGCTTCGGTTTCAGAGGATTTTCATAAGGGCGATTTGATTATACCAAATGGAGCGGTTCGGATGGAAGGCGTTGGGCGTCATTACCTGCCGACGGAATTTCCCGCCGTTCCGGATTTCGAAACGACGCGAATACTTGAAGAAGCCGCAATCCGCTTGAACTATGTTTATAAGGTTGGTATTACGATAACGAAGGCAGGGTTCTTTACACAGACATCCCCGGCGACAAAGCCTATCGGGCCGGAATTAATTCAGAAATGGGCTGCGTATCGGGCTGGAGGCGCGCTCGCAACCAGTATGGAATGTGCGCCGCTGTTTCTCGTTGGCGCGAGTCTTGGGATTCGGACTGGAGCAGTTCTTGTCAGCGCGACAAACGATGCCAGTTATTCCGGTGATGTCAAAGATTATCCGTATGGGTTTGAACATTTAGCGATCGAAACTGGGATTGAAGCGATGCGTATGATGATTCTTCGGGACCGCGAAGCGGGGAATCTACAGGCATGA
- a CDS encoding uridine phosphorylase, with protein sequence MTVQKKLHVAVSRGEVGRYAFLPGSVERAELIATYFDNPRKIAHQREFLTYTGSLEGVPVTVTSTGIGGPSAVIAVEELYDCGVNTMIRVGSSASTSPKVGIGDVIIPNGAVRMEGTGDHYLPLEFPAVPDFQLLKELAAAAGRLGYSYNVGVTITKDSFYTEVSPETKPVYPELKYKWGAYEKGGATSTCMECAPLFLCGASLGIRTAAVLICATNYQQYSNDDSDYPRNWERRAIETGIEAMRSVIREDRVNAHSR encoded by the coding sequence ATGACAGTTCAAAAAAAGCTGCATGTTGCGGTCAGTCGAGGCGAGGTCGGTCGATACGCGTTTCTTCCAGGCAGCGTCGAGCGTGCGGAGCTAATCGCGACGTATTTTGACAATCCCAGGAAAATTGCTCACCAACGTGAGTTTTTAACCTATACCGGAAGTCTGGAGGGCGTTCCAGTTACGGTTACTTCAACCGGGATTGGCGGTCCGTCTGCCGTAATTGCGGTCGAAGAACTATATGATTGTGGTGTGAATACGATGATTCGGGTTGGCTCTTCCGCGTCGACGTCGCCAAAGGTTGGGATTGGCGATGTGATTATTCCGAATGGCGCAGTGCGGATGGAAGGAACAGGTGATCATTATCTTCCGCTTGAATTTCCTGCGGTTCCGGACTTTCAGTTGCTTAAAGAGTTGGCCGCAGCAGCAGGACGTTTAGGTTATTCCTACAACGTCGGCGTTACGATTACGAAGGATTCTTTCTATACGGAAGTTTCACCGGAGACGAAGCCGGTTTATCCTGAGTTGAAATATAAGTGGGGGGCATATGAGAAAGGCGGCGCGACCAGCACCTGTATGGAATGCGCTCCGCTTTTCCTCTGTGGAGCGAGTCTGGGGATTCGTACGGCTGCGGTTTTGATTTGCGCAACGAATTACCAGCAGTATTCCAATGACGACAGCGATTATCCGCGGAACTGGGAGCGACGTGCGATTGAAACCGGAATCGAGGCGATGCGTTCGGTTATTCGTGAAGACAGGGTTAACGCGCACAGCAGATAA
- a CDS encoding teichoic acid ABC transporter ATP-binding protein has product MEKIAVSAQDLGISFRLPSEPVSGTKDFFIKSVRRKIKINTFWALRHISFELERGSSLGIMGRNGAGKSTLLKAVARVLIPKEGRVITHGRVFPMLELGAGFNPDLTGHENIYLYGNILGFKNGDITRMHDEIVDFSELKDFIHVPVRSYSSGMVARLAFAIATAVQPDILLADEILSVGDIAFQEKCAKRMNCYLEHGTTIMFVSHSADTVVDICQQGLWLERGEVKMMGTAKEVAKGYTESR; this is encoded by the coding sequence ATGGAAAAAATTGCTGTCAGTGCACAAGATCTCGGAATCAGTTTCCGATTGCCGTCAGAACCCGTCTCTGGGACAAAAGACTTTTTTATCAAGTCCGTTCGACGAAAAATCAAAATCAATACTTTCTGGGCCTTGAGACATATATCTTTCGAACTTGAAAGGGGAAGCTCGCTTGGAATCATGGGCCGCAATGGAGCGGGAAAAAGCACGCTTCTAAAAGCAGTCGCACGTGTCCTAATACCAAAAGAAGGTCGCGTTATTACTCATGGCCGCGTGTTTCCGATGCTGGAGCTAGGTGCAGGATTTAATCCCGACTTGACTGGGCACGAAAATATTTATCTATATGGAAATATCCTGGGCTTCAAGAATGGTGATATTACACGAATGCACGATGAGATCGTAGATTTCTCCGAACTCAAAGATTTTATCCATGTTCCAGTCCGATCCTACTCCTCTGGTATGGTCGCTCGGTTAGCTTTCGCCATTGCAACCGCGGTACAACCGGATATTCTGCTTGCGGATGAGATTTTATCGGTTGGAGATATCGCGTTTCAGGAAAAATGTGCAAAGCGAATGAATTGTTATCTTGAGCATGGGACAACCATCATGTTCGTATCACATAGCGCCGATACAGTTGTGGATATCTGCCAACAGGGTTTATGGCTTGAACGCGGCGAGGTAAAAATGATGGGAACCGCAAAAGAGGTAGCTAAAGGCTATACTGAAAGCCGATGA
- a CDS encoding glucose-1-phosphate cytidylyltransferase has product MKVVILAGGFGTRISEESQFKPKPMINLGEMPLILHIMKLYSAHGFNDFIICAGYKQYVIKEYFADYFLHTSDITYDFTNGRNEMVVHRNTSEPWKVTVVDTGLNTMTGGRVRRISPFLENEPFMLTYGDGLSNVNITDLVQFHRSHKKMVTMCAYNAGQRFGILDINEDGQIVDFREKAKGDGNLINIGYMVCQYEFINYIQGDSTILEKTPLETVAKLGQLMAYKHEGFWQCVDTLREKEQLEKMWKDGNAPWKVWSEN; this is encoded by the coding sequence ATGAAAGTTGTTATTCTAGCAGGGGGATTTGGAACACGTATTTCTGAAGAATCACAGTTTAAACCAAAGCCAATGATTAATCTTGGCGAAATGCCGCTGATACTACATATTATGAAGTTATACTCCGCACATGGATTTAACGATTTTATTATTTGCGCTGGGTATAAGCAATACGTTATCAAAGAATACTTCGCGGATTATTTCTTACATACATCAGACATCACATACGACTTTACCAATGGCAGAAATGAAATGGTTGTTCATCGCAATACTTCTGAACCATGGAAAGTAACAGTCGTGGACACAGGTCTTAACACAATGACCGGCGGACGTGTTCGCCGCATTTCACCTTTCCTCGAAAACGAACCATTTATGTTGACATACGGTGATGGGCTTTCAAACGTTAATATTACCGATCTTGTACAATTCCATCGGTCGCACAAAAAAATGGTAACGATGTGTGCATACAACGCTGGGCAAAGATTTGGAATATTGGATATCAATGAAGACGGTCAAATTGTTGATTTCCGCGAGAAAGCAAAAGGCGATGGAAATTTAATCAACATTGGATATATGGTTTGCCAGTATGAATTTATCAATTATATCCAAGGTGATAGTACTATTCTCGAAAAAACGCCACTCGAGACAGTTGCAAAATTAGGTCAGCTAATGGCATATAAGCACGAAGGATTTTGGCAATGTGTCGATACGCTAAGAGAAAAAGAACAATTAGAAAAAATGTGGAAAGATGGAAATG